The following proteins are co-located in the Streptomyces sp. NBC_01198 genome:
- a CDS encoding arylamine N-acetyltransferase family protein: MDSTRADAYLRRIGADRPAVADIAALRALHRRHLLAVPFENLSIHLGQDIVLTEAALFDKIVGAGRGGFCYELNGAFAALLRSLGYGVELLAARVFGDGGRLGPPYDHLALRVTTADGDGPWLADVGFGRHSEYPLAYNHRDEQHDPGGAFRIAEAPDGDLDVLRDGSPAYRLDQRPRALGDFEATCWWQRTSPASHFRQSLVCSRLTGTGRVTLSGRKLVLTEGEDRREERELSDGEILTAYREHFGIALDRVPAVAPIA; encoded by the coding sequence ATGGACTCCACCCGGGCCGACGCCTACCTCCGCCGTATCGGCGCCGACCGACCGGCCGTCGCCGACATCGCCGCGCTGCGCGCGCTCCACCGGCGGCACCTGCTGGCCGTGCCGTTCGAGAACCTGTCCATCCACCTCGGGCAGGACATCGTCCTGACGGAAGCGGCCCTTTTCGACAAGATCGTCGGGGCCGGGCGCGGCGGCTTCTGCTACGAACTCAACGGTGCCTTCGCCGCCTTGCTGCGCTCGCTGGGCTACGGGGTGGAGCTGCTGGCGGCCCGGGTGTTCGGGGACGGCGGGCGGCTCGGGCCGCCGTACGACCACCTGGCGCTGCGGGTCACCACGGCGGACGGTGACGGCCCGTGGCTGGCAGACGTCGGGTTCGGCCGGCACAGCGAGTACCCGCTGGCGTACAACCACCGGGACGAGCAGCACGACCCCGGCGGCGCCTTTCGCATCGCCGAGGCGCCGGACGGCGACCTGGACGTCCTGCGCGACGGCAGCCCGGCCTACCGGCTGGACCAGCGTCCGCGCGCGCTGGGCGACTTCGAGGCGACCTGCTGGTGGCAGCGCACCTCGCCCGCCTCGCACTTCCGGCAGTCGCTGGTCTGCTCCCGGCTGACCGGGACCGGCCGGGTCACCCTCAGCGGGCGCAAGCTGGTGCTGACCGAGGGCGAGGATCGCCGGGAGGAGCGGGAGTTGAGCGACGGCGAGATCCTGACCGCCTACCGTGAGCACTTCGGCATCGCGCTCGACCGCGTGCCCGCCGTCGCCCCGATCGCCTAG
- a CDS encoding helix-turn-helix domain-containing protein has protein sequence MSESPPENSAARPTAARRALPDHPVRVALLDLLAEAGAVTATQAAARLGHSSGLCSFHLRQLARHGLIEEAPRAGGRGGPRPWQLRWEGARTAPQDGFTALTRDLEDAAYRRRLAELDQGPAEWRHDESFSTVVHLTPTETAEVAAAVHRLLAGFRERDDDRAARPADAVPVAVVARFFPLPPGTGDPAGVEPKRAG, from the coding sequence ATGAGCGAGAGCCCGCCCGAGAACTCCGCAGCCCGACCGACCGCCGCCCGCCGGGCGTTGCCGGACCATCCGGTGCGGGTCGCGCTGCTCGACCTGCTCGCCGAGGCCGGGGCGGTCACCGCCACGCAGGCCGCGGCCCGCCTCGGGCACAGCTCGGGGCTGTGCTCGTTCCACCTGCGCCAGCTCGCCAGGCACGGGCTGATCGAGGAGGCGCCGCGCGCGGGCGGCCGGGGCGGCCCCCGGCCGTGGCAGCTGCGCTGGGAGGGGGCGCGGACGGCGCCGCAGGACGGCTTCACCGCGCTGACCCGCGACCTGGAGGACGCCGCCTACCGGCGCCGCCTCGCCGAACTCGACCAGGGACCGGCCGAGTGGCGGCACGACGAGTCGTTCAGCACGGTCGTCCACCTCACCCCCACCGAGACGGCCGAGGTGGCCGCCGCCGTCCACCGCCTGCTGGCCGGCTTCAGGGAGCGCGACGACGACCGGGCCGCCCGCCCGGCGGACGCCGTACCCGTCGCGGTGGTCGCCCGGTTCTTCCCGCTGCCCCCGGGCACGGGCGATCCGGCCGGAGTTGAGCCGAAGCGCGCAGGGTGA
- the aroA gene encoding 3-phosphoshikimate 1-carboxyvinyltransferase — protein sequence MILAVPGSKSVTARALFLAAAADGESVLRKPLVSDDTDGFAQGLATLGYDVHRAAGEWRVTGRPQGPSRPAAEVNCRDAGTASRFLPALVAAAQAGTYRFDASAQMRRRPVAPLTEALRALGVDLTHDEAEGHLPLTVRAAGMKGGEVELDASLSSQFLTALLMTGPLTAEGLRIKVTGIVSVPYVEITLAMMRDFGVEVAREGDTLVVPPGGYRAADYAIEPDASAASYFFAAAALAGRTATVPGLGRGALQGDLQFVEVLRAMGADVEIGQDATTVTGTGRLSGVTVAMRDISDTMPTLAAIAPFADGPVRIEDVYNTRVKECDRLDACAENLRAQGVAVLTGRDWIEIQPGTPAPVEIACHGDHRMAMSFAVAGLRTPGTTFDDPACVKKTFPGFHEFFADVRAGWGV from the coding sequence GTGATCCTCGCCGTACCCGGTTCGAAGTCCGTGACGGCGCGCGCGCTTTTCCTGGCGGCGGCGGCCGACGGGGAGAGCGTTCTGCGCAAACCCCTGGTCTCGGACGACACGGACGGCTTCGCGCAGGGCCTGGCGACCCTCGGCTACGACGTGCACCGCGCGGCCGGCGAGTGGCGCGTCACCGGCCGCCCGCAGGGCCCCTCGCGGCCCGCCGCCGAGGTGAACTGCCGCGACGCCGGCACGGCTTCCCGCTTCCTGCCGGCCCTGGTGGCGGCCGCCCAGGCCGGCACCTACCGCTTCGACGCCTCGGCCCAGATGCGCCGCCGCCCCGTCGCCCCCCTCACCGAAGCGCTCCGCGCGCTGGGCGTGGACCTGACGCACGACGAGGCCGAGGGCCACCTCCCCCTCACCGTGCGGGCCGCCGGGATGAAGGGCGGCGAGGTGGAGCTCGACGCGAGCCTGTCCTCGCAGTTCCTGACCGCGCTGCTGATGACCGGCCCACTGACGGCGGAAGGCCTCCGTATCAAGGTCACCGGTATCGTCTCGGTGCCGTACGTCGAGATCACCCTCGCGATGATGCGTGACTTCGGCGTCGAGGTGGCCCGCGAGGGCGACACCCTCGTCGTGCCGCCCGGCGGCTACCGGGCAGCGGACTACGCGATCGAGCCGGACGCGTCCGCGGCCAGTTACTTCTTCGCCGCCGCCGCGCTGGCGGGCCGTACGGCCACCGTCCCCGGCCTCGGGCGCGGCGCCCTGCAGGGCGACCTGCAGTTCGTCGAGGTGCTGCGTGCGATGGGCGCCGACGTGGAGATCGGCCAGGACGCCACCACGGTGACCGGCACCGGCCGGCTGTCCGGCGTGACCGTCGCCATGCGGGACATCTCCGACACCATGCCCACCCTCGCGGCGATCGCGCCCTTCGCGGACGGCCCGGTGCGGATCGAGGACGTCTACAACACCCGCGTCAAGGAGTGCGACCGGCTGGACGCGTGCGCGGAGAATCTCCGCGCCCAGGGCGTCGCGGTCCTGACCGGCCGGGACTGGATCGAGATCCAGCCGGGCACCCCGGCCCCGGTGGAGATCGCCTGTCACGGCGACCACCGGATGGCGATGAGCTTCGCGGTGGCCGGCCTGCGCACCCCCGGCACGACCTTCGACGACCCGGCGTGCGTGAAGAAGACCTTCCCGGGCTTCCACGAGTTCTTCGCGGACGTGCGGGCCGGCTGGGGCGTCTGA